Proteins from a genomic interval of Syngnathoides biaculeatus isolate LvHL_M chromosome 23, ASM1980259v1, whole genome shotgun sequence:
- the chac1 gene encoding glutathione-specific gamma-glutamylcyclotransferase 1 gives MKPQDIIAAKSTSSSLWIFGYGSLVWKPDFKYKRSKVGYIRGYKRRFWHGDNFHRGNDELPGRVVTLIPEDDASTWGVAFEVSGAQVEEALEYLNVREAVRGGYDSEMVAFYPEEGGPPVTALLYIATADNPMYLGPAAPEEIGARIAVCRGRTGHNLEYLLRLAAFMRTSCPHVNDQHLFAVEAAALAVVAYLLDAQ, from the exons atgaagCCTCAAGACATAATCGCCGCCAAGAGCACCAGCAGCAGTCTGTGGATCTTCGGCTACGGCTCGCTAGTGTGGAAGCCCGACTTCAAGTACAAGCGCAGCAAAGTGGGCTACATTCGAGGCTACAAGAGGCGCTTTTGGCACGGGGACAACTTCCACCGCGGCAACGACGAGCTG CCCGGAAGAGTGGTGACGTTGATTCCAGAGGATGAC GCGAGCACTTGGGGCGTGGCCTTCGAGGTGAGCGGCGCCCAGGTGGAGGAGGCCCTCGAGTACCTAAACGTGCGCGAGGCGGTGCGCGGCGGCTACGACAGCGAGATGGTGGCGTTCTACCCGGAGGAGGGCGGCCCGCCCGTGACGGCGCTGCTCTACATCGCCACCGCCGACAACCCCATGTACCTGGGTCCGGCCGCGCCCGAGGAGATCGGCGCCCGCATCGCCGTGTGCCGGGGCCGCACGGGTCACAACCTGGAGTACCTGCTGCGGTTGGCCGCCTTCATGCGCACCAGCTGCCCCCACGTCAACGACCAGCACCTGTTCGCCGTGGAGGCCGCGGCGCTGGCCGTGGTGGCCTACTTGTTGGATGCACAGTAG
- the dll4 gene encoding delta-like protein 4 encodes MAAWFTFTVAFSTVAQVFGSGVFELHLHDFKNHGGLLANGLPCKPSCRTYFRVCLKNYQAVVSPGDCIFGSARTPVLDFSNSFSGAPPGPIQIPFNFGWPGSFSLIIEAWHSPHGNLPVETNNPDFLISFFAIQRQLSVGSDWSQDTQSGEQTELRYSYRFVCNKSYYGESCSKKCTPRDDRFGHYTCTRDGQLSCLAGWKGEYCEEPICLEGCSERNGNCSKPGGCACRDGWQGTFCDECKKYPACKHGTCQLPWQCNCQEGWGGLLCDQDLNFCTHHHPCVNGATCMNTGQGSYTCTCMPGFTGVNCELEMQECDSNPCRNGGKCTNLESGYTCSCLEGFEGSHCEHSLLTCVDSPCFHGGKCWEKDNGRSYMCECPRGYTGLNCEKRVDKCTSLPCANGGQCLIHGGTRVCSCRAGFTGQRCEININECAGNPCLNDGTCLDRINDYTCACSPGYSGRNCERVLDECPLHTCLNGGICNSKSPATCVCPSGYTGPSCEFFAAVTSQVGESQDGFQWAAVSLAVGLVALLVLLCMVGLALRHVHRQARRRCEDTETMNNVSSTQRDNLIPASQLKNTNQKVSLEVDCDSEKSNFIHKNHHLDPYSSKTKEFKDMKSQDDKSLIYDKCLEHKRPLSRACSEKSECRISTICSSRDSTYQSVFVIADARRECVIATEV; translated from the exons ATGGCGGCTTGGTTCACCTTCACTGTCGCCTTCAGCACCGTGGCACAG GTGTTTGGCTCTGGTGTTTTTGAGCTTCACCTCCACGACTTTAAGAACCACGGGGGTCTGCTGGCCAACGGGTTGCCATGTAAACCCAGTTGCAGGACTTACTTCAGGGTGTGCCTGAAGAACTACCAGGCGGTGGTCTCCCCAGGGGACTGTATCTTCGGCAGCGCCCGGACACCAGTGCTGGACTTCTCAAACTCGTTCAGCGGAGCGCCACCGGGACCCATCCAGATTCCCTTCAACTTTGGGTGGCCG GGCTCCTTTTCATTAATAATTGAAGCCTGGCACTCTCCTCATGGAAATCTACCTGTAG AAACCAACAACCCGGACTTTCTCATAAGCTTCTTCGCCATCCAAAGGCAACTGAGCGTAGGCAGCGACTGGTCGCAGGACACGCAGAGCGGCGAGCAGACGGAGCTGAGGTATTCCTACCGCTTCGTCTGCAACAAAAGCTACTACGGCGAGAGCTGCTCCAAGAAATGCACGCCCCGGGACGACCGCTTTGGACACTACACCTGCACCAGGGACGGGCAGCTCTCCTGCCTGGCCGGCTGGAAGGGGGAATACTGCGAAGAAC CCATCTGTCTGGAAGGCTGCAGCGAGAGGAACGGCAATTGCTCCAAACCTGGCGGGTGTGC GTGTCGAGACGGCTGGCAGGGTACCTTCTGCGACGAGTGTAAGAAGTACCCGGCGTGTAAGCACGGCACCTGCCAGCTGCCGTGGCAGTGCAACTGTCAGGAGGGATGGGGGGGCCTATTGTGTGACCAAG ATCTGAACTTCTGCACGCATCACCATCCCTGCGTGAACGGCGCCACCTGCATGAACACGGGCCAGGGCAGCTACACGTGCACGTGCATGCCAGGCTTCACCGGCGTCAACTGCGAGCTGGAGATGCAAGAGTGCGACAGCAACCCCTGCCGGAACGGAGGAAAATGCACC AATCTGGAAAGCGGCTACACGTGCTCGTGTCTGGAGGGCTTCGAGGGCTCACACTGCGAGCACAGCCTCCTGACGTGCGTCGACTCCCCCTGCTTCCATGGCGGCAAGTGCTGGGAGAAAGACAACGGGCGGAGCTACATGTGCGAGTGTCCCCGCGGCTATACCGGCCTCAACTGCGAGAAGAGAGTGGACAAGTGCACGTCGCTTCCCTGCGCTAATG gtggtcagtgcctgatCCATGGTGGCACTCGAGTGTGCAGCTGCCGCGCAGGATTTACGGGCCAGCGTTGCGAAATCAACATCAACGAGTGCGCCGGCAACCCGTGTCTCAACGATGGTACCTGCCTTGATCGGATCAACGACTACACCTGCGCATGTTCCCCGGGCTACAGTGGACGCAACTGCGAAAGGGTCCTGGATGAGTGTCCTCTCCATACCTGCCTCAACGGCGGCATCTGCAACAGTAAGAGCCCAGCAACTTGCGTCTGCCCGTCTGGCTACACTGGGCCCAGCTGCGAGTTCTTCGCCGCCGTGACTTCGCAAGTGGGAGAGAGTCAAGATGGCTTTCAGTGGGCGGCAGTGTCTCTGGCCGTGGGGTTAGTGGCGCTGTTGGTCCTGCTTTGCATGGTGGGCTTGGCCCTACGGCATGTCCACCGGCAGGCTCGGAGGCGGTGTGAGGACACGGAGACCATGAACAACGTGTCCAGCACCCAGCGGGATAATCTCATTCCGGCGTCGCAGCTGAAAAATACCAACCAGAAGGTCAGCCTGGAGGTGGACTGCGACTCAGAGAAGTCGAACTTTATCCATAAAAATCATCACTTGGACCCTTACAGCTCGAAAACAAAGGAGTTTAAGGATATGAAGTCGCAAGATGACAAAAGTCTTATTTATGACAAGTGTTTAGAACATAAACGACCCTTGAGTAGAGCGTGCAG TGAAAAGTCAGAGTGTAGGATATCAACGATATGCTCGTCCAGAGATTCTACATACCAGTCGGTATTTGTCATAGCCGACGCGAGGAGGGAGTGTGTCATAGCGACGGAG GTTTAA